From the genome of Hippoglossus stenolepis isolate QCI-W04-F060 chromosome 13, HSTE1.2, whole genome shotgun sequence:
GTTCCCGTCCGAGCTCAAcccgtcgtcctcctcctcgctctcctcctcgcACGACTCCAGGTAGTGCAGACCCAGCGCGTTGATGCCAGAGTCCTCTGAGCTGGACGGAGAGGAGCAGTGGTCCATTTTGGGGCCCTTTATCTTATCCACTGGGGAGGGGTGTTTGTGTTCACTGTACACCTGCTGGACCGGCTGCACGGGCGCGGCcgcagctgtgtgtttttgggTTGGCAGCGTTGGCTTGACCGGTGGCCGAGGCTGAGTGGAATTTTTGGGCAGCTTAGACGAGGCTGAAGCCGGCGGGGAAGGGGTGGGAGCATGAGGTGGTTCTGGCAAGGGAGGCAGAGGCCGCTGCACGTAGCACATCTTGCCACTGATCCGCTTCACGATGTAGTCGTCCACAAACAGGTCGGCGATGACGCAGTATTTCGGCGACTCCAAGTGAGGCGGGGACTGGAAGCAGGGGGCGAGCTTCAGGAAGCGCTCGGccagggagacagacaggtcgaTGGTGTCGCTGTACTCGGAGCCGACCTGCGGCACGGTTGTGCTCGGGAGCTTGCACACATTGGTCATG
Proteins encoded in this window:
- the zgc:162707 gene encoding UPF0524 protein C3orf70 homolog B; the protein is MAASGARKCPKSEKLDEAQALARSCAGRPDFLPCDGLSICSTHSHGKCFKLHWCCHLGWCHCKYVYQPMTNVCKLPSTTVPQVGSEYSDTIDLSVSLAERFLKLAPCFQSPPHLESPKYCVIADLFVDDYIVKRISGKMCYVQRPLPPLPEPPHAPTPSPPASASSKLPKNSTQPRPPVKPTLPTQKHTAAAAPVQPVQQVYSEHKHPSPVDKIKGPKMDHCSSPSSSEDSGINALGLHYLESCEEESEEEDDGLSSDGNSSPGSLWDQDDCSVLSPSKSMIEIIEKIETTV